The genome window TTTTCGGCGCCGAACGATTTGATTTTACGGTTGGGAAATATCGGTTTATTGGCTGCGGCAGTGGTCCAAACATGCGTATGGCACCGGGTCTGGCCGCGCGGGAGGACGTTCTTTGGGTTCGTTCCATTGCCGAAAGCATGAAAGGCTCCGACCAGCCGGTCATTTTTATGAACCACTACCCCCTCGACGATGCGCTAGGGAACTGGTATCTCCTTATTGATGAGCTAAAAAAGATCAACGTGCAGGCAGCATTTTGCGGGCACGGTCATAGCAACAAAAAACTGAATTTCGAAGGCATTCCCGCTGTGATGGGCCGCTCTAACCTACGCGCCAATCAGCCGGGAAATGGTTACAATTTGGTTACCCTCGCCAACGATACCTTAACCTTTGCCGAGCGAACCCAAGCAACCGACGGGCAGAGCATGATTACCAAGCAGCCCTGGCACACCATTCTCCTCCAGAATCACCATTTCCTGGCTGACAAAAAAAACTACCCTCGCCCATCTTTCCAGGTTAATGAGCAGTACCCGCAGGTAAAAGTAGTTTGGGAGAAACAAGATAGCAGCGATGTCGGGGCCGCTATTGTGGCTGACAAACAGGTGGCTATTTACCCCAATACGCAAGGCTATATTACGGCGTTATCCCCCGATAACGGGCAGGTTTTATGGCGATTTGCTACCCAGGGCAAAGTCTATTCCTCACCGGCGCTGCACAAAAATCGCGTGGTCGTTGCGTCAACGGACGGGACGATTTATTGCCTCGATAAACGGACGGGCAAATCGTTGTGGAAACAGGAAACTGGTTACCCCATTGTGGCCTCTCCACTCATTGACGGAAATACGGTTTACTTAGGAAGTTCAGAAGGCAAATTTCGGGCGTTGGCTCTGCGGGATGGGTCTGTGCGCTGGGAGTTTAATGATGTCAATAGTTTTGTGGAGTCGGTGCCGGTTGCTGATAAAGGCAAGGTTTATTTTGGCTCCTGGGGGTCTTCATTTTATGCCTTAGACAAAAAAACGGGCAAACTGGCCTGGCGCTGGACCAATGGGAAAGGGCGGAATTATTCACCAGCAGCCTGCATTCCTGTGTTGGCCAACGGGCGAGTTTTTCTGCAAACCCCCGACCGGACGGTCACCGCTCTCGATGCAGAAACGGGCCAGGAAATCTGGAAGTCAAACCGACACAAAGGTTTCGAGTCCATGGGCGTTTCGGAAGACAAGTCGTTGATTTATGTAAAGTGCATGCAGGATTCTGTCTGGGCTATTTCCACCAAAACCGGCGCCGGGGAAGGTGAATGGTTTGTCAACTGTGGCTATGGCTACGAGATTTCGCCGGGACCCATCACCGAAGCCCAGGGAACGCTTTACATTCCTACGGATGATGGCTTCGTTTACGCCGTTGATGCTCAAAAAAAGCAGCTGATTTGGGCGCATAAACTGTCAAATGCCATGATCAATAAAATTTGGGCCTTACCTAATAAGCAATTGCTAGTCACCACAATGGATGGCAAACTAGTCCGGTTGCAAAGCCAATAATTTTTCAGTTGCCTAAGCATTCATTTTCACCTCTAATCCCCATGAAAGTCCGCGTAAAAATTTGCTGCATTAGTAGCGTAGATGAAGCCAGAATAGCCATTGCTCATGGCGCTGCCGCTCTTGGTTTGGTAGGCCATATGCCGAGTGGGCCAGGCGTCATTACCGACGACGCTATTTTTCAGATTGCCCAAACCGTGCCCCCTCCCATTGCTACGTTTCTGCTAACTAGCGAAACAGAGGCGGAAGCCATCATACGCCATCAGCAAAAAGTACGGACAAACACCATCCAGTTGGTAGATGCCGTTCAACCCGGAACGTACGCTGCCCTGCGTAAAGCCTTACCAGGCATTAAATTAGTGCAGGTTATTCATGTATTAGACGAAGTAAGCCTCCACGAAGCGCTGACCGCCGCCGAAGAAGTTGATGCGCTTCTTCTTGACTCGGGCAATCCGAATCTGGCCGTAAAAGAACTTGGCGGAACGGGGCGGCGGCACGACTGGTCAATCAGTCGGCAGATTGTCGAACAGAGTCCGGTGCCTGTTTTTCTGGCGGGTGGCCTCAATCCTGAAAACGTTGCGGAAGCCATCGCTTCGGTCCGCCCCTTTGGTCTGGACTTATGCAGCAGCGTGCGTACGGACGGAAAACTCGACCCGATTAAACT of Tellurirhabdus bombi contains these proteins:
- a CDS encoding outer membrane protein assembly factor BamB family protein, with translation MIRFGFSFLSLALFLLWQGFYQTALAQTSTEKPIRFAFVTDTHVGAPVTAAEDLQRTVNDINTLPNLDFVVLTGDVTDFGSEQEFRAAKAILDGLRVKWYIFPGNHDTKWSENGCNSFRKIFGAERFDFTVGKYRFIGCGSGPNMRMAPGLAAREDVLWVRSIAESMKGSDQPVIFMNHYPLDDALGNWYLLIDELKKINVQAAFCGHGHSNKKLNFEGIPAVMGRSNLRANQPGNGYNLVTLANDTLTFAERTQATDGQSMITKQPWHTILLQNHHFLADKKNYPRPSFQVNEQYPQVKVVWEKQDSSDVGAAIVADKQVAIYPNTQGYITALSPDNGQVLWRFATQGKVYSSPALHKNRVVVASTDGTIYCLDKRTGKSLWKQETGYPIVASPLIDGNTVYLGSSEGKFRALALRDGSVRWEFNDVNSFVESVPVADKGKVYFGSWGSSFYALDKKTGKLAWRWTNGKGRNYSPAACIPVLANGRVFLQTPDRTVTALDAETGQEIWKSNRHKGFESMGVSEDKSLIYVKCMQDSVWAISTKTGAGEGEWFVNCGYGYEISPGPITEAQGTLYIPTDDGFVYAVDAQKKQLIWAHKLSNAMINKIWALPNKQLLVTTMDGKLVRLQSQ
- a CDS encoding phosphoribosylanthranilate isomerase, encoding MKVRVKICCISSVDEARIAIAHGAAALGLVGHMPSGPGVITDDAIFQIAQTVPPPIATFLLTSETEAEAIIRHQQKVRTNTIQLVDAVQPGTYAALRKALPGIKLVQVIHVLDEVSLHEALTAAEEVDALLLDSGNPNLAVKELGGTGRRHDWSISRQIVEQSPVPVFLAGGLNPENVAEAIASVRPFGLDLCSSVRTDGKLDPIKLKRFFQAVDSAQ